The Nitrospirota bacterium genome includes a region encoding these proteins:
- a CDS encoding oligosaccharide flippase family protein: MDHKEKEHTAKTIIKYSSSNFYKQLLSVFNAFIKPKLLSPEMFGLWNLLYIIPTYVPYIHLGSRYSMRYFIPYHEEKKELQKIDDLKGSVFYGTLYLNILAAAVIVIAALTGNFNLVTTTGLIAMAALVLIWWYYEYYINYLKALQDFSLITSSNYLLTTVAFFSSLPLLYFFNIYGLYISAVLSNLAVIFYLRAKHPLGIKTGFRYSVFADLVKRGFPIMIFLISDLMIRTSDRIVVSYFLGNEQLGYYSIAIMVLNFVMQIPGASREVVESKLMKDAGSNSKEAILREYFFGPLVKTAYLMPLLLGPIVLVLPVLIPVLLPRYIQGIVSAQIVTLGCYFLSMSYTARGILIASGLQLKAFYISILVLTGNILLSIILLKSGLGIKGVAISCSISYFLLFIGFFMFIKKMCFHNQADWKTAVKALSLPFPIMCAAIVLLNYISAYLSLNIFVTTLLSALIFYAVMLTVVNKAEKKYYFLKGVRLKNLWQEL; the protein is encoded by the coding sequence TTGGACCATAAAGAAAAAGAACATACCGCTAAAACCATAATTAAGTATTCCTCCAGCAACTTTTACAAACAGTTATTAAGTGTCTTTAATGCCTTCATAAAACCCAAACTCCTCTCTCCTGAAATGTTCGGCCTGTGGAACCTTCTTTATATTATCCCTACATACGTACCTTATATTCATTTAGGTTCGCGTTATTCAATGCGTTATTTTATTCCTTATCACGAGGAAAAAAAAGAACTGCAGAAAATAGACGACCTCAAGGGAAGCGTATTCTACGGCACTCTTTATTTAAACATTTTAGCCGCGGCAGTTATCGTCATTGCCGCCCTAACAGGCAACTTTAATCTTGTTACAACGACAGGGCTGATAGCGATGGCGGCCCTTGTGCTCATATGGTGGTATTATGAATATTACATCAATTATCTTAAGGCGCTGCAGGACTTCAGCCTTATCACATCTTCAAATTATCTCCTGACTACTGTCGCTTTCTTCTCAAGCCTGCCCCTGCTCTATTTCTTCAATATCTACGGCTTATACATCAGCGCGGTACTTTCAAATCTCGCCGTTATTTTCTATCTGAGGGCAAAACATCCTCTCGGGATTAAAACAGGATTCAGGTATTCTGTTTTTGCGGACCTTGTTAAAAGGGGCTTCCCGATTATGATTTTCTTAATCAGCGACCTTATGATACGGACCTCGGACCGGATTGTAGTCTCTTATTTTTTAGGCAATGAACAGTTAGGCTACTACAGTATTGCCATCATGGTTTTAAATTTTGTCATGCAAATCCCCGGCGCCTCCCGTGAAGTCGTTGAGTCCAAGTTAATGAAAGATGCCGGGAGCAATTCCAAAGAGGCAATTCTCAGGGAATATTTTTTCGGTCCCCTTGTTAAGACAGCTTATTTAATGCCCCTCCTGCTCGGCCCTATTGTCCTTGTACTGCCCGTGCTTATCCCTGTATTATTGCCCCGATACATTCAGGGGATTGTTTCAGCGCAGATAGTGACTCTCGGGTGTTATTTCCTGTCCATGTCATACACTGCACGGGGGATTTTGATTGCCAGCGGCCTGCAGTTAAAGGCTTTTTATATTTCTATTTTGGTTCTGACAGGGAACATACTCTTGAGCATAATCTTACTGAAATCAGGGCTGGGCATTAAAGGCGTTGCCATATCCTGCAGTATCTCTTATTTTCTGCTTTTTATTGGTTTTTTCATGTTTATTAAGAAAATGTGCTTTCACAACCAGGCTGACTGGAAAACCGCCGTAAAGGCCTTGAGCCTGCCGTTTCCCATCATGTGCGCGGCAATAGTCTTACTTAATTACATCTCTGCATATTTGTCCTTAAATATCTTTGTCACCACTTTGCTCAGCGCCCTGATTTTTTATGCGGTCATGTTAACAGTTGTTAATAAAGCGGAGAAAAAGTATTATTTTCTGAAAGGAGTCAGGCTGAAAAATTTATGGCAGGAACTGTGA